A genomic stretch from Solenopsis invicta isolate M01_SB chromosome 15, UNIL_Sinv_3.0, whole genome shotgun sequence includes:
- the LOC105195913 gene encoding pancreatic lipase-related protein 2: MSFLNGTLLVLTYTANMMSTLPEKTDTKNISAAQNITTTTLSPEELENRFDLDDQWYMWRCYKPFGCFYIGPPWSGENRPVSTFPARPDSINPRYMLYTREHAEKPHELKIDDFETIRTSPLKDKTNLYLIIHGFLDNGDKTWVLRVMKELLLREDCNVVIVNWLAGAGPPYTQAVANTRLVGAMTARLMAQLVEITGLPPSKTHCIGHSLGAHTCGYVGYNLREYKIKLGRITGLDPAEPHFSNTHTMVRLDPTDAAFVTAIHTDGSLFISGGLGISQPVGHIDFYPNSGRNQPGCNEGVLNSITLERGSFFRGIKRFLGCNHIRSYEYFVESINSQCPFIAVPCSSWEKFQEGECFDCVTQYCPRLGLDAQRGNYHASVYLMTGSDKPFCKAHYKLTINISKTNESLSHGGEVGMFVVRVIGANGKKTERMQLSPTSKYYEPGSKHTIVLPGDVVGEPHSVEITWEYQTSVFNPLTWRLLHTPRAYIDSLAIKNLETDYGVTVCPDDTKTLLANQPKLLTTDNCRNTEHNVIST, translated from the exons ATGTCTTTCCTCAACGGAACTCTGTTGGTGTTGACGTACACGGCCAACATGATGTCCACCTTGCCCGAAAAGACAGACACGAAGAATATTAGCGCAGCTCAGAATATCACCACCACGACCCTATCCCCGGAAGAGCTGGAGAACAGATTTGATTTGGACGATC aATGGTACATGTGGCGATGCTACAAGCCGTTTGGTTGTTTTTACATTGGACCACCTTGGTCCGGAGAAAACCGACCTGTTTCCACATTTCCGGCACGTCCGGACAGCATTAATCCTCGTTACATGCTTTACACTCGCGAACATGCTGAAAAACCTCACGAATTAAAGATCGATGACTTTGAAACTATTCGAACATCGCCTTTGAAGGACAAGACCAATTTATATCTCATCATTCACGGATTCCTGGATAATGGCGACAAAACGTGGGTTTTG AGAGTGATGAAGGAGTTACTGTTGCGTGAGGATTGCAATGTCGTGATAGTCAATTGGCTCGCCGGTGCTGGACCACCGTACACGCAGGCGGTGGCGAATACGCGATTGGTGGGTGCTATGACAGCTCGCTTGATGGCACAGCTGGTCGAGATCACGGGGTTACCACCCTCGAAGACGCACTGTATCGGGCACAGTCTAGGCGCCCACACTTGCGGTTACGTGGGATATAACTTGCGAGAATACAAGATAAAACTGGGGAGAATTACAG GCCTCGATCCGGCGGAACCGCACTTCAGCAACACCCATACCATGGTCCGGCTGGATCCGACGGACGCGGCATTCGTGACGGCCATTCACACCGACGGCAGTCTTTTTATCAGCGGTGGCCTCGGCATTTCGCAACCGGTGGGTCACATCGATTTCTATCCGAACAGCGGTCGCAATCAGCCCGGCTGTAACGAAGGTGTGCTCAATTCCATCACCTTGGAACGCGGCAGTTTCTTTCGCG GCATCAAAAGGTTTCTGGGATGCAACCACATCCGCAGTTACGAGTACTTCGTCGAGAGCATAAATTCGCAGTGCCCGTTCATAGCCGTGCCGTGCAGCTCCTGGGAGAAGTTTCAGGAGGGCGAGTGCTTCGACTGCGTGACTCAATACTGTCCCAGATTAGGACTGGACGCTCAGCGCGGGAACTATCACGCGTCTGTGTACCTGATGACCGGATCCGACAAGCCGTTCTGCA AGGCCCACTACAAGCTGACgataaatatctcaaaaacgaACGAGAGCCTGTCGCACGGCGGGGAGGTCGGGATGTTCGTCGTGCGCGTGATCGGCGCGAACGGCAAGAAAACCGAAAGAATGCAACTGAGTCCGACCTCGAAGTACTACGAGCCCGGTAGCAAGCACACGATCGTACTGCCTGGCGACGTTGTCGGGGAGCCACACTCGGTGGAGATCACCTGGGAGTACCAGACATCGGTCTTCAATCCGCTGACGTGGAGGCTGCTTCACACGCCGCGGGCTTACATCGATTCGTTGGCCATAAAGAATCTGGAGACTGATTACGG aGTCACTGTCTGCCCGGACGACACGAAAACGCTGCTCGCTAACCAACCCAAGCTCTTGACCACGGATAACTGTCGCAACACAGAACACAATGTAATTTCCACGTGA